Within bacterium, the genomic segment GGAAGGGAACATCGTCGCGCACTCGGATCATTTCCAGGAAGGGAAGAAATTCGAGGCGGCGTTCGCCGCCGGTGGAGCGGTCGTCGCCGCGAAGGGGGCGGAGATCGGCGAGCGGGAGATCACGTACAGGGGAAACCGGGTCCTCGAACTCACGATGCCGGTTACGATCGCCGGCAAGCAGTGGGGGAAGGTGCAGTTGGGCGTGAACTACAGGGACGTCGACCTGCTCCTGCAACGCCTCGCACTGAGCATCGTCTTCGTGGGCGTCCTGCTCCTCGTCGTCTCCGTCCTCGGGGCCCGGATGTCCGTCAACCGGGCGACGTCCGACATCGACGCCGTGGTCCGGAGCGCGGGGAAGATCGCGGCCGGCGAACTGCGCGAGCAGGTCCCCGAGGAGGGATTCGAGGAGGTCCGGGCGCTGGCGCGGGCGTTCAACGCGATGGCGGAGAATCTCCGGACGATGCTGCGGCAGATCCAGGAAACGGGGGCGGAGGTGGGTTTGTTCTCGTCGGACATCATCACGGTGATCCAGAACCAGGCGGCGAGCGCG encodes:
- a CDS encoding HAMP domain-containing protein: MRWNSLSTRIILTFAVIVLAVILVVTAFSYLRTKHALENMLNSHGRMLASAMEAAASEHLVLYDYAYLRTYVEDMTAKQKVISFAAVVNQEGNIVAHSDHFQEGKKFEAAFAAGGAVVAAKGAEIGEREITYRGNRVLELTMPVTIAGKQWGKVQLGVNYRDVDLLLQRLALSIVFVGVLLLVVSVLGARMSVNRATSDIDAVVRSAGKIAAGELREQVPEEGFEEVRALARAFNAMAENLRTMLRQIQETGAEVGLFSSDIITVIQNQAASASQQATSVAEVTATMEELARTSRQIAQNALLVKEAASKSVEVAQTGTTLGREGVEAMSQIKDRVGDIARKTLFLGEKSHEIGKVME